The Mycolicibacterium cosmeticum DNA window GCTGCGGGCAAGCGCACCGTGGTGAGCCACTTCAACAAGGCGCACAAGGGCAGGCTGGCCCGGGCCCTGGTCTCCAGCCGGGCCGAACCCGACGACGCCGGCAAGGTCGCGGCCATCGCCCGCCGGGCCGGCATGCAGGTGGAACGCTCGGGTGACGATCTCACCATCGTGGTTACGGCCTGAGTTAAACCGTTACATCACAACGTGATCACGGCCCGTGTGGGTACGGCGCCGCGCGCCGCTCGGCTGCTAGCTTGCGGTACATGCCCGTGCTCCGCCGCGTCCTGGGACTGCTGGCCACCGCAGTGCTGCTGGCTGGATTCGTCACCGTCGGCGCGCCGAACGCCGCCGCATTCTCCAGCGGTGGCGGTCCCGTCGAGCTGCTCCAGGTCCCGTCACCGTCCATGGGCCGCAACATTCCGGTGGGTTTCCAGGGCGGCGGCCCGCACGCGGTGTACCTGCTCGACGGTCTGCGGGCCCAGGACGACTTCAGCGGCTGGGACATCAACACGCCGGTGTTCGACTGGTTCAACCGTTCGGGACTGTCGCTCGTGGTTCCGGTCGGCGGGCAGTCGAGTTTCTACACCGACTGGTATCAGCCCGCCAAGGGCAGCGCCGGCACCACCACCTACAAGTGGGAGACGTTCCTGACCCAGGAGTTGCCCACCTGGCTGGCCGCCAACCGCGGTATCAGCCCCGTCGGCAACGCGGTGGTCGGGTTGTCCATGTCGGGCGGTTCGGCGCTGACGCTGGCGATCTGGCATCCCGCCCAGTTCATCTTCGCCGGCTCGCTGTCCGGCTTCGTCAATCCCTCACTGGGACTGTGGCCCAC harbors:
- a CDS encoding esterase family protein, translated to MPVLRRVLGLLATAVLLAGFVTVGAPNAAAFSSGGGPVELLQVPSPSMGRNIPVGFQGGGPHAVYLLDGLRAQDDFSGWDINTPVFDWFNRSGLSLVVPVGGQSSFYTDWYQPAKGSAGTTTYKWETFLTQELPTWLAANRGISPVGNAVVGLSMSGGSALTLAIWHPAQFIFAGSLSGFVNPSLGLWPTLIGVAMRDAGGYRATDMWGQSTDPAWRRNDPMVNVATLAANGTAVWVYCGNGAPSDLDTGSDFGGLYSAQFLENITLSTNKEFQKRYVAAGGRNGVFNFPADGTHSWGYWGAQLQAMKPDLQRVLGAVPAA